Proteins from a genomic interval of Nitrospina gracilis Nb-211:
- a CDS encoding TIGR01777 family oxidoreductase, whose amino-acid sequence MKILVTGATGFVGRQLLPLLKNSGHEISVLTRDPENAVVRLPVLCRRYQWDPALLEPPKEALEGVDAVIHLAGENIAARWTDSKKQELQRSRVLSTHQLVKAMEEMDARPKVFISCSGIGYYGDRKSLELDESQTPGHSVLAEVCKKWEAEALKAEALGVRTVVLRIATVLGTDGGALRFMLPAFRMCLGGRVGNGRQWMSWIHVRDLARLMLHALDTDSLRGPVNACSPEPVTNAEFTRTLAKAVGRPAIIPAPAFALKLVLGDMSEVLLASQKAVPKKAQSCGFRFDYPDVESALEQLADVRTHELRMEQWVPQPIDTIFEFYSDAKNLEVLTPPFLNFAVTGQSTREMEEGTRINYRLKLYGISFRWQSIIMDWSPQKRFSDIQVVGPYWLWHHTHDFVEQDGGTLIRDRAIYRVPMWTPGDLFIYPIVRRDLEKIFAYRWKKTCDLFGE is encoded by the coding sequence ATGAAAATTCTCGTCACCGGTGCCACTGGATTTGTCGGTCGGCAACTACTCCCCTTACTTAAAAATTCGGGTCATGAGATTTCCGTTTTGACCCGCGATCCCGAAAACGCGGTGGTGCGTCTGCCCGTGCTCTGCCGCCGCTATCAATGGGACCCCGCCTTGCTCGAACCACCGAAGGAAGCGCTGGAAGGCGTGGATGCGGTCATTCATCTCGCCGGGGAAAACATCGCCGCGCGTTGGACGGATTCGAAGAAGCAGGAGTTGCAACGTTCGCGCGTGTTGTCCACGCACCAATTGGTCAAGGCGATGGAGGAGATGGATGCGCGTCCCAAAGTATTTATCTCCTGTTCGGGCATCGGTTATTACGGCGATCGCAAAAGCCTGGAGCTCGACGAGTCGCAGACGCCCGGCCACAGCGTCCTGGCCGAGGTGTGCAAGAAATGGGAAGCCGAAGCGTTGAAGGCCGAAGCGCTGGGAGTGCGCACGGTGGTGTTGCGCATCGCCACGGTGCTGGGCACCGACGGCGGCGCTCTGCGGTTCATGCTCCCTGCCTTCCGCATGTGCCTGGGCGGCCGCGTCGGGAATGGGCGGCAGTGGATGAGCTGGATTCACGTACGTGACCTGGCGCGCCTCATGCTTCACGCGCTCGACACCGACAGCCTGCGCGGTCCGGTAAATGCGTGCAGTCCCGAGCCCGTCACCAACGCCGAATTCACCCGCACACTGGCCAAGGCAGTGGGACGACCCGCCATCATCCCCGCTCCTGCGTTCGCACTCAAACTGGTTCTGGGCGATATGTCCGAGGTCCTTCTCGCCTCGCAGAAAGCCGTGCCCAAAAAAGCGCAATCGTGCGGGTTCCGCTTCGATTACCCGGACGTGGAATCGGCCCTCGAACAACTGGCTGATGTGCGTACGCACGAGTTGCGCATGGAGCAGTGGGTGCCGCAACCGATCGACACCATTTTTGAATTTTACAGCGACGCCAAAAACCTGGAAGTGCTAACCCCGCCGTTTTTGAATTTTGCCGTTACGGGACAGTCGACCCGGGAGATGGAAGAAGGCACGCGCATCAACTACCGGTTGAAGCTGTACGGGATTTCCTTCCGCTGGCAGTCGATCATCATGGACTGGTCGCCCCAAAAACGGTTCTCGGACATTCAGGTGGTGGGACCTTACTGGTTGTGGCACCACACGCACGACTTCGTCGAGCAGGACGGCGGCACGCTGATCCGCGACCGCGCCATCTACCGTGTGCCGATGTGGACGCCGGGCGATCTGTTCATCTATCCCATCGTGCGCCGCGACCTGGAAAAAATCTTTGCCTACCGTTGGAAGAAAACCTGCGACCTGTTCGGCGAGTGA
- a CDS encoding lipocalin-like domain-containing protein: MRQFLFSISATAFLFLFLAASVCAQSGAQQTIKHPLTGYAFSFPRDFYAHNAYEVEWWYFTGNLKDRAGKEYGYQCSFFRVSLAGMKALQQYQETPSKWSNDHIYFAHMTVADLENEKFYFYERINRSGLGLAGAAEDRLEVWNENWKLAGDDNARTLTALEEENGFDLKLVPEKAPVIHGTGDDKPKWDIPEKAPNYYSLTRLKTTGTLTLNGERVEVTGTSWMDHVFAERLLVPEQAGWDWFSLKLDNGTEVMLLRIRLQDGKYDPRSGGTLVKADGTQAHLPEEKYKVEVLKKWTSPKSGVTYPAAWKITLPERNITLHVVPDMAAQELFLLRSIANSYWEGSVTVEGAHDGKPVRGKGYVELVGYGGNLSTAFGR, translated from the coding sequence ATGCGCCAATTTTTATTTTCTATTTCCGCAACCGCGTTCCTGTTTTTATTTTTGGCGGCTTCCGTTTGCGCACAATCCGGCGCACAACAAACTATAAAGCATCCGCTCACAGGCTATGCGTTTTCATTTCCCCGCGATTTTTATGCGCACAATGCCTACGAGGTGGAGTGGTGGTATTTTACCGGCAACCTGAAGGACCGCGCGGGCAAGGAATACGGTTACCAGTGTTCGTTCTTCCGTGTGTCGCTGGCCGGGATGAAAGCTCTTCAGCAATATCAGGAAACGCCTTCCAAATGGAGCAACGACCATATTTACTTCGCGCACATGACGGTGGCCGATCTTGAAAACGAAAAGTTTTATTTTTACGAACGCATCAACCGATCCGGGCTGGGTCTCGCGGGGGCGGCGGAGGACCGGCTGGAAGTGTGGAACGAAAACTGGAAACTCGCGGGAGATGACAACGCGCGCACCCTCACCGCGCTGGAAGAGGAAAACGGATTCGACCTGAAACTGGTCCCGGAAAAAGCGCCCGTCATCCACGGCACCGGCGACGACAAGCCGAAGTGGGATATTCCGGAAAAAGCGCCGAACTATTATTCCTTAACCCGGCTGAAAACAACGGGCACGCTCACTCTCAACGGCGAGCGGGTGGAAGTCACCGGCACGAGTTGGATGGACCACGTGTTTGCCGAGCGTTTGTTGGTGCCTGAGCAGGCAGGGTGGGACTGGTTTTCGCTCAAGCTCGACAACGGAACCGAGGTCATGCTGTTGCGGATTCGCCTGCAGGACGGGAAATACGATCCGCGTTCCGGCGGCACGCTGGTAAAAGCCGATGGCACGCAGGCGCACCTGCCCGAGGAAAAATATAAGGTGGAAGTATTAAAAAAGTGGACCAGCCCGAAGTCGGGTGTCACCTATCCCGCCGCGTGGAAAATCACGCTTCCCGAACGCAACATCACATTGCACGTCGTGCCCGATATGGCGGCGCAGGAGTTGTTTCTGCTGAGGTCCATCGCCAACTCGTACTGGGAAGGCAGTGTTACGGTGGAAGGCGCGCACGATGGGAAGCCGGTGCGCGGCAAGGGGTATGTGGAACTGGTGGGTTACGGCGGCAACCTCTCCACCGCGTTCGGCCGTTGA
- a CDS encoding gamma-glutamylcyclotransferase family protein produces MPNYINWFAYDELMNPRVFKEHGLEANASFCVTLSAHKLAFNKIPLDNQGIEKLGMANVIPAASNLGMMEGIMYEMDESFLPKLDEIYHYPDEYLRKKMRLTKHDFTLVDGIVYIAHSDRTNDALMPSKAMLKNFRECKKNLTMLYLSRLMNTPTVD; encoded by the coding sequence ATGCCAAACTACATCAACTGGTTTGCTTACGACGAACTGATGAACCCGCGGGTCTTCAAGGAACACGGTCTGGAGGCCAATGCGTCGTTCTGTGTCACCCTCTCCGCGCACAAACTGGCTTTCAATAAAATCCCGCTGGACAACCAGGGCATTGAAAAACTGGGCATGGCCAACGTCATCCCGGCCGCCAGCAACCTGGGCATGATGGAAGGCATCATGTACGAAATGGATGAATCGTTTCTGCCCAAACTGGACGAGATCTACCATTACCCGGACGAATACCTGCGCAAAAAAATGCGGTTGACCAAGCACGACTTCACGCTGGTGGACGGGATCGTGTACATCGCACACAGCGACCGGACCAACGACGCCCTCATGCCTTCCAAGGCGATGCTCAAAAATTTCCGCGAGTGCAAAAAGAACCTGACCATGCTGTACCTGTCGCGCCTCATGAACACGCCGACGGTGGATTGA
- a CDS encoding M20/M25/M40 family metallo-hydrolase: protein MNFAEWSRDARRLIDTDTALFTRHMDAMREMVRIDSRSFNVNEFEGDRTEPADMQEILEVAERYLRGIGFDYVCINTPPKDPQRATPILMASLTAGDGKPTVLMYAHLDKQPYMDDGRFLKWDGVPPTELRWNEDRTRAYGRGAADDLSGVIGIGMAVDAVLQAAGFDSGNPSKETLAKLPCNLKVIFETEEESGSHSLIEQILQNRDFFQDADCVIITDVTNPATGVPGLTTSLRGISQVHVTARTENESGLDAQTGLYKALATLVHDDHSLAVNAIARRDIPVTPDERKGYEAVPLAVETQRRMAGLLPQVKLTVEDDQAAVIQAQLRTSYANVRPGHRVSGGVVLGTAAARLTFQLNGQLDSASFQTAITEALSGKNPFNLKITVEDAKAPEPGTLAVNVIVQAATKDPHSGVSGGPFPVAEIQLARMIDGLIDGNGRLFADPVHQYMVPEGPVERIASESLHADHDGSTRRFADRSAKALVEIRLAPGNNESETAEDVKAHLAAHAPAGVRLEFGDDKGGSPWSTGIEHPAFTLMLESLETGYGVKPCLFGCGGSIPFVAKLMKALDDIPPLVIAPYDQECRMHEPGESLSVADLNGCARSIVHFLLNCDRALSRPG, encoded by the coding sequence ATGAACTTTGCAGAATGGAGCCGGGACGCCCGCCGGCTCATCGACACGGACACCGCCCTGTTTACGCGGCACATGGACGCCATGCGCGAGATGGTGCGCATCGACAGCCGCAGTTTCAACGTCAACGAATTTGAAGGCGACCGCACCGAGCCGGCCGACATGCAGGAAATCCTGGAGGTGGCGGAACGTTACCTGCGCGGCATCGGCTTCGATTACGTGTGCATCAACACCCCGCCGAAAGATCCCCAGCGCGCCACGCCCATTCTCATGGCGTCGCTCACTGCCGGCGACGGCAAACCGACGGTGCTCATGTACGCGCACCTGGACAAGCAACCGTACATGGATGACGGGCGCTTTCTGAAATGGGACGGCGTGCCGCCCACCGAACTGCGCTGGAACGAGGACCGCACCCGCGCTTACGGACGCGGCGCGGCGGACGATTTGAGCGGCGTCATCGGCATCGGCATGGCGGTGGACGCGGTCCTGCAGGCGGCCGGATTCGATTCCGGCAACCCATCGAAGGAAACGCTCGCCAAACTGCCCTGCAACCTCAAGGTCATCTTCGAAACGGAGGAAGAATCCGGCTCGCACTCGTTGATCGAACAGATTTTGCAGAACCGCGATTTTTTTCAGGACGCCGACTGCGTCATCATCACCGATGTCACCAATCCGGCGACCGGGGTCCCCGGCCTGACCACCTCCCTGCGCGGCATATCGCAGGTGCACGTCACCGCGCGCACTGAAAATGAAAGCGGCCTCGACGCGCAGACGGGGCTGTACAAGGCCCTGGCCACGCTGGTCCACGACGACCATTCGCTGGCCGTCAACGCCATCGCCCGGCGCGACATTCCCGTCACCCCCGACGAGCGCAAGGGGTATGAAGCGGTGCCGCTGGCCGTCGAAACGCAACGCCGCATGGCCGGGCTGTTGCCGCAGGTCAAGTTGACGGTGGAAGACGACCAGGCGGCGGTCATCCAGGCGCAACTGCGCACCTCGTACGCCAATGTGCGCCCGGGACACCGCGTGTCGGGCGGTGTGGTGCTGGGCACCGCGGCGGCGCGCCTGACGTTTCAACTGAACGGGCAACTCGATTCCGCTTCCTTCCAGACCGCGATCACCGAAGCCTTGTCCGGGAAGAATCCCTTCAACCTGAAAATCACCGTGGAAGATGCCAAGGCCCCCGAGCCTGGCACGCTGGCGGTGAACGTCATTGTGCAGGCGGCGACCAAGGACCCGCATTCCGGCGTTTCCGGTGGACCGTTCCCGGTGGCGGAGATTCAACTGGCGCGCATGATCGACGGGTTGATCGACGGAAACGGTCGTCTTTTCGCCGATCCGGTACATCAGTATATGGTCCCTGAAGGCCCCGTCGAACGCATCGCCTCCGAATCGTTGCACGCCGACCATGACGGCTCCACCCGCCGGTTTGCCGACCGATCGGCCAAAGCACTGGTGGAAATCCGCCTCGCGCCGGGCAACAACGAGTCCGAAACGGCGGAGGATGTGAAAGCGCACCTGGCGGCACACGCGCCCGCCGGGGTGCGTCTGGAGTTCGGCGACGACAAAGGCGGCTCGCCGTGGAGCACGGGTATCGAGCATCCGGCCTTCACCCTCATGCTGGAGTCGCTGGAAACGGGTTACGGCGTGAAACCCTGCCTGTTCGGCTGTGGAGGATCGATTCCCTTCGTCGCCAAGCTGATGAAGGCGCTGGACGACATCCCGCCGCTGGTCATCGCACCGTACGACCAGGAATGCAGGATGCACGAACCCGGTGAGAGCCTGAGTGTGGCCGATCTGAACGGCTGTGCGCGATCGATCGTGCATTTTCTCCTGAATTGCGACCGCGCCCTTTCCCGCCCCGGCTGA
- a CDS encoding dimethylarginine dimethylaminohydrolase family protein, with translation MNTPLTALVRPPTATFLRALSRQEKRAPIDFRLTLRQHRYYVETLISLGVKVEMLEPLDAFPDSTFIEDNVIVLDSVALLTSMSEPSRRGETLHLKAALERHRQVEMLEPPVFVDGGDVLQVNSTIFIGQSTRTNPLAVEAIAKFTDRPVVPVAVNGALHLKSAVGCLTGELLLIDPERVDPAPFKNHSCIEVARGESNAANCLTINGTVLMPRDYPKTRALVEQRGLEVRAMPVSEFEKADGGLTCLSVLIPSRS, from the coding sequence ATGAACACACCCCTGACCGCCCTCGTGCGTCCGCCCACCGCAACATTCCTGCGGGCCCTTTCGCGGCAGGAGAAGCGGGCGCCCATCGACTTCCGCCTCACTTTGCGCCAGCACCGGTACTACGTTGAAACATTGATCAGCCTGGGGGTGAAGGTGGAGATGCTGGAACCGCTGGATGCGTTTCCCGACAGCACCTTCATCGAGGACAACGTCATCGTTCTCGACAGCGTGGCCCTGCTGACCTCAATGAGCGAACCCAGCCGCCGTGGCGAAACGCTTCACCTCAAAGCCGCATTGGAGAGGCACCGCCAGGTCGAAATGCTGGAGCCGCCGGTGTTCGTGGACGGCGGCGATGTCCTGCAGGTGAATTCCACCATTTTCATCGGGCAATCCACGCGCACCAACCCGCTGGCCGTGGAGGCCATCGCAAAGTTCACGGATCGGCCGGTGGTACCGGTCGCCGTGAACGGAGCCTTGCATCTGAAAAGCGCGGTCGGTTGTTTGACGGGGGAGTTGCTTTTGATCGATCCGGAACGCGTCGATCCCGCTCCATTCAAAAATCATTCGTGCATCGAGGTCGCGCGCGGCGAATCCAACGCCGCCAATTGCCTCACCATCAACGGCACCGTCCTCATGCCCAGAGACTATCCGAAAACGCGGGCGCTGGTGGAACAACGCGGACTGGAAGTGCGCGCCATGCCGGTGAGCGAATTCGAAAAAGCCGACGGCGGCCTCACCTGCCTGAGTGTGCTGATCCCTTCGCGAAGCTGA
- a CDS encoding O-antigen ligase family protein, giving the protein MTVLSGAVIPVSTSLTEIFTTLVLVLWFAAGHHKTFWQCMRLHPVARAGMLLYLMLIVGVLYTSGDLRDAFGILGKYRELILIVAYLSFLEDDRTRRLCLQAFGAAMVVTLAASCYLYYFAPPSLDPNLRVGLPFKNSITHSLLMAVFAFGLTVHMFSHRRSRNATIGLSVLIILVVFNLFVLTDGRTGYVLFYLLGLLFLFQKFKLRYAAIGVVMLIGFHFLLISVSTLYQTQWNFLTRGISKYMERGDATSSIGMRIEFSKNSYQIMMERPLFGHGTGSFRKQYSGFAKANQLERVTDNPHNEYLMLGVQIGWIGIGLFLYFIYTLWRYSFALDPYHRNLAQGLAVMVTFGCLANSLIMDHTEGMLIGWLAAVLYSPLKQDSKQENA; this is encoded by the coding sequence ATGACTGTTCTGAGCGGCGCCGTCATTCCGGTGAGCACGTCGCTTACGGAAATTTTCACCACGCTGGTACTGGTGTTGTGGTTCGCCGCGGGCCACCATAAAACGTTCTGGCAATGCATGCGGTTGCACCCCGTCGCCCGCGCCGGCATGTTGTTGTACCTGATGTTGATCGTGGGCGTGCTGTACACCTCCGGCGATCTGCGCGATGCCTTCGGCATTCTCGGCAAATACCGGGAACTGATCCTCATCGTGGCGTATCTTTCTTTTCTGGAAGACGACAGGACCCGCCGCTTGTGTCTGCAGGCGTTCGGCGCGGCCATGGTGGTCACCCTCGCGGCTTCCTGCTACCTGTACTATTTTGCTCCACCTTCGCTGGACCCCAACCTGCGTGTGGGACTTCCCTTCAAAAACAGCATCACGCACAGCCTGCTGATGGCGGTGTTCGCCTTCGGTCTGACGGTGCACATGTTTTCCCACCGGAGAAGCCGCAACGCGACCATCGGCTTGTCCGTACTTATCATCCTGGTGGTGTTCAATCTGTTTGTCCTGACGGACGGACGAACCGGATATGTTTTGTTTTACCTGCTGGGATTGCTGTTTTTATTTCAGAAATTCAAACTGCGTTATGCGGCGATCGGCGTGGTGATGCTGATCGGGTTTCATTTTCTATTGATTTCCGTTTCGACGTTGTACCAGACTCAATGGAATTTCCTGACGCGCGGCATCTCCAAGTACATGGAGCGGGGCGATGCCACCTCTTCCATCGGCATGCGCATTGAGTTCTCGAAAAACAGTTATCAAATCATGATGGAACGCCCGCTTTTCGGCCACGGCACCGGAAGTTTCCGCAAGCAGTATTCAGGCTTCGCCAAGGCCAACCAGCTGGAACGCGTCACCGACAACCCGCATAATGAGTATCTGATGCTCGGTGTGCAGATCGGGTGGATCGGCATCGGGCTGTTTCTGTATTTCATTTATACGCTGTGGCGGTATTCGTTTGCGCTCGACCCGTATCATCGCAACCTGGCGCAGGGACTCGCGGTGATGGTCACCTTCGGGTGCCTGGCCAACTCGCTCATCATGGACCACACCGAAGGCATGCTGATCGGCTGGCTGGCCGCCGTGTTGTATTCGCCGCTCAAGCAGGATTCAAAACAGGAAAATGCTTAG
- a CDS encoding CDGSH iron-sulfur domain-containing protein: MAYQNKPFYVNETPGTKYYCTCGESENKPYCDGSHDRKNTGKNPVEVILERPRRLTICDCGLTKTSPICDGAHKNC, encoded by the coding sequence ATGGCGTACCAGAACAAGCCTTTTTATGTGAATGAGACCCCGGGAACCAAGTACTATTGTACTTGCGGAGAGTCGGAAAATAAACCGTACTGTGACGGCTCCCACGACCGGAAAAACACCGGGAAAAACCCGGTGGAAGTGATTCTGGAACGCCCGCGCCGGTTGACCATCTGCGATTGCGGTCTCACCAAAACCTCGCCCATCTGCGACGGCGCGCATAAAAACTGCTGA
- a CDS encoding glycosyltransferase family 2 protein encodes MTALSIILSTYNRPDALERVLASLEAQTERDFEVVVADDGSTEETRALVESFQQRNALTLKHVWHEDRGFRAGAIRNKAVAACEGERLVFLDGDCMVFPDFVERYLQLMEPGFFVAGNRVLLDESLTQQTLEKKLALHKWSLLKWISMRLRGGVNRLIPFLRLPLGLFRKLSPRKWQGVKTCNLGVWRQDFVEVNGFDERYQGWGYEDSDLVIRLLNKGIVRKEGRFAVPVLHLWHPLGKSRETEENWKRLEAVMQSNTTRIDNGLSNHLA; translated from the coding sequence GTGACCGCGCTCAGCATCATTTTAAGTACCTACAACCGGCCCGATGCGCTGGAGCGAGTGCTGGCAAGTCTCGAGGCGCAGACCGAGCGCGACTTCGAGGTGGTGGTGGCGGACGATGGATCGACGGAAGAGACGCGCGCGCTGGTGGAATCCTTCCAGCAACGCAACGCGCTCACGCTCAAACATGTGTGGCACGAGGACCGGGGTTTCCGGGCCGGAGCCATCCGCAACAAGGCGGTGGCGGCATGCGAGGGCGAGCGGCTGGTGTTTCTCGACGGCGACTGCATGGTGTTTCCGGATTTCGTCGAGCGTTATCTGCAATTGATGGAACCGGGATTTTTTGTGGCAGGCAACCGTGTTCTGCTTGATGAGTCGCTCACGCAACAAACGCTGGAGAAAAAACTCGCCCTGCACAAATGGAGTCTGTTGAAATGGATCTCCATGCGGCTTCGCGGTGGGGTGAACCGGTTGATTCCCTTTCTGCGCCTGCCGCTTGGCCTTTTCCGCAAGTTGTCGCCGCGCAAATGGCAGGGCGTCAAGACTTGCAACCTCGGCGTGTGGCGGCAGGATTTTGTCGAAGTCAACGGTTTCGACGAACGCTACCAGGGCTGGGGTTATGAGGACTCCGACCTCGTCATTCGATTGCTCAATAAAGGCATCGTGCGCAAGGAAGGGCGCTTCGCCGTGCCGGTTCTGCACCTGTGGCATCCTCTCGGCAAATCGCGCGAGACGGAGGAAAACTGGAAACGGCTGGAGGCGGTCATGCAATCGAACACCACACGCATCGACAACGGCCTGAGCAATCACCTGGCCTGA
- a CDS encoding glycosyltransferase family 2 protein, with product MLSVILITKNEAPRIRQCLESVRWADEIVVLDSGSTDGTPDICREYTEQVFDVDWPGFGPQKNRALDRATGDWILSIDADEVVTDALRDEIERTLRKPKYNGYKIPRSSHYVGRRIRHSGWTPDYVVRLMKKGSGGFTNSLVHEKLEIAGKVGRLKNPLIHYSFDTFEDVIDKMNRYSTYNAQMLYEQDRDSSLMEAVGRGLWAFVRTYILKRGFLDGRQGFQLAVSNAEGTYYKYVKLMELHRRKRSELP from the coding sequence ATGCTTAGCGTCATCCTCATCACCAAAAACGAAGCCCCGCGCATCCGCCAGTGCCTGGAGTCGGTGAGATGGGCGGACGAGATCGTGGTGCTGGATTCGGGAAGCACCGACGGCACCCCCGACATCTGCCGCGAGTACACCGAGCAGGTATTCGATGTGGATTGGCCGGGATTCGGTCCGCAGAAAAACCGCGCGCTCGACAGGGCGACGGGCGACTGGATTCTCTCCATAGATGCGGACGAGGTGGTGACCGACGCCCTCCGCGATGAAATCGAGCGCACTTTGCGCAAACCCAAATACAACGGCTACAAAATCCCGCGCTCGTCGCATTACGTCGGGAGGCGCATCCGCCACTCCGGCTGGACCCCCGATTACGTGGTGCGGCTGATGAAGAAAGGCTCCGGCGGGTTCACCAATTCCCTGGTGCACGAAAAACTGGAGATCGCGGGCAAGGTGGGGCGGCTCAAGAATCCACTCATTCATTACAGCTTCGACACGTTTGAAGACGTTATTGATAAAATGAACCGGTATTCCACCTACAACGCGCAGATGCTGTACGAGCAGGACCGCGACTCCAGTTTGATGGAAGCCGTCGGCCGCGGACTGTGGGCGTTTGTCCGCACCTATATATTGAAGAGGGGATTCCTCGACGGCAGGCAGGGATTCCAACTGGCCGTGTCGAACGCCGAAGGCACGTATTACAAGTACGTCAAGCTGATGGAACTGCACCGGAGGAAAAGGAGCGAACTGCCGTGA
- the trxA gene encoding thioredoxin has protein sequence MAGGKVVTVSDDEFDRSILQSDKPAVIDFWAEWCQPCKMLAPTVEELAGEYDGKVVVGKLNVDDNPQTATKYGIRGIPTLLFFKDGQVVQQLVGVKSKAEIQKVIDETLA, from the coding sequence ATGGCAGGCGGAAAAGTTGTTACGGTTTCGGATGACGAATTCGACCGTTCCATCCTGCAGTCGGACAAACCGGCTGTGATCGATTTCTGGGCGGAGTGGTGTCAGCCCTGCAAGATGCTGGCGCCCACCGTGGAAGAGCTGGCTGGTGAGTATGACGGAAAAGTCGTGGTCGGCAAACTGAATGTGGACGACAACCCGCAGACGGCAACCAAGTACGGCATCCGCGGCATCCCCACCCTGCTGTTCTTCAAGGATGGTCAGGTGGTCCAGCAGTTGGTTGGAGTGAAATCCAAAGCCGAAATTCAGAAAGTGATCGACGAGACCCTGGCCTGA